A window of the Gordonia humi genome harbors these coding sequences:
- a CDS encoding iron-siderophore ABC transporter substrate-binding protein has product MFLKRISLCAAALVTASAVALSGCSSSDADGGESDSSSSPTSFVTPRTMPEGKGSGVADGVFPRTVKHFKGETDVAAAPKRVVVISTGQADALLTLGVVPVGSTSGDGADLVPAYLYDAFPDRKAELGGVADVGSRFEPNLEAVANLKPDLILMNKAGKDSDKLYASLAAIAPTVVTQGTGLYWKQDLLLLADALGKRDQAQTWLDEYQGDAADFGKTVDGSPTVSFLRKNGDRLRVFGVASFSGSVAEDAGLARPQTQSFTDETSHDISNEQLDQADADWIFYGVQGGDTAAVTGAPLWKTLQAVSDDHAVAVDDDVFYLNVGPTAARDVLDQLRAKLGR; this is encoded by the coding sequence ATGTTCCTGAAACGAATCAGCCTCTGCGCAGCCGCGCTGGTCACCGCTTCCGCGGTGGCGCTGTCCGGGTGCTCGTCGTCCGATGCCGACGGCGGTGAATCGGATTCGTCGTCGAGCCCGACCTCGTTCGTGACGCCGCGGACCATGCCCGAAGGGAAGGGCAGTGGAGTGGCCGACGGTGTGTTTCCCCGGACGGTGAAGCACTTCAAGGGTGAGACCGACGTGGCGGCTGCTCCGAAGCGCGTGGTCGTGATCTCGACCGGGCAGGCCGACGCACTGCTGACACTCGGCGTCGTCCCCGTCGGATCCACGAGCGGCGACGGCGCCGACCTCGTTCCCGCGTATCTGTACGACGCCTTTCCCGACCGCAAGGCCGAACTCGGCGGAGTCGCCGACGTCGGCAGTCGCTTCGAGCCGAATCTCGAAGCCGTCGCGAACCTCAAGCCCGACCTGATCCTCATGAACAAGGCGGGCAAGGACTCGGACAAGCTGTACGCGAGCCTGGCCGCGATAGCGCCCACCGTCGTCACCCAGGGAACCGGCCTGTACTGGAAGCAGGACCTCCTGCTCCTGGCCGACGCGCTCGGCAAGCGTGATCAGGCCCAGACATGGCTCGACGAGTACCAGGGCGACGCCGCTGACTTCGGAAAGACCGTCGACGGCTCGCCGACGGTCTCGTTCCTGCGCAAGAACGGCGACCGACTCCGCGTGTTCGGAGTGGCCTCGTTCAGCGGATCGGTGGCCGAGGACGCCGGGTTGGCGCGGCCGCAGACGCAGTCGTTCACCGATGAGACCTCGCACGACATCAGCAACGAACAGCTCGACCAGGCCGACGCCGACTGGATCTTCTACGGCGTTCAGGGCGGCGACACCGCCGCCGTGACGGGTGCACCGTTGTGGAAGACGCTGCAGGCGGTCTCGGACGACCACGCGGTCGCGGTCGACGACGACGTCTTCTATCTGAACGTCGGTCCGACCGCCGCCAGGGACGTCCTCGACCAGTTGCGCGCCAAGCTCGGCCGCTGA
- a CDS encoding hydrolase yields the protein MDADEFWICATCGVEHARRPDVCAICDDERQWVPADGQRWTTLADLAEGGTTIDVVEAEPDLYHIRTRPPVGIGQWSKLVRTRAGNLLWDPPGYIDDAATAAVADLGGVAFVVASHPHMFGVQIEWSRAFGGVPVLVAEADLGWVERTDRCIRPWSDDVEILPGITLTQPGGHFPGSAVAHWAAGVDGRGVLLAGDTVYANPDRRSVSFMRSIPNHLPLSGAVAERIAAHVTRFAFDRLYSLRGGLIDESASSIVRTSAARHSAWARGDFDHLT from the coding sequence ATGGACGCCGACGAATTCTGGATCTGCGCCACCTGCGGGGTGGAGCACGCGCGGCGGCCGGACGTCTGCGCGATCTGCGACGACGAGCGGCAGTGGGTGCCCGCCGACGGGCAGCGGTGGACCACTCTCGCCGACCTCGCGGAGGGCGGGACGACGATCGACGTCGTCGAAGCGGAGCCCGACCTGTATCACATCCGGACCCGGCCTCCGGTCGGCATCGGTCAGTGGAGCAAACTCGTGCGCACCCGCGCGGGCAACCTGTTATGGGACCCGCCCGGGTACATCGACGACGCGGCGACCGCTGCCGTCGCGGACCTCGGCGGCGTCGCGTTCGTCGTCGCCTCCCATCCGCACATGTTTGGCGTGCAGATCGAGTGGAGCCGAGCGTTCGGCGGCGTTCCGGTCCTCGTCGCCGAAGCCGATCTCGGTTGGGTCGAGCGTACCGACCGCTGCATCCGACCGTGGTCGGACGATGTCGAGATCCTGCCCGGCATCACCCTCACCCAGCCGGGCGGACACTTCCCGGGAAGCGCCGTCGCGCATTGGGCGGCCGGTGTCGACGGACGCGGTGTGCTGTTGGCCGGCGACACCGTCTACGCCAATCCCGACCGCAGGTCCGTGAGCTTCATGCGAAGCATCCCGAACCACCTGCCGCTGTCCGGCGCCGTCGCCGAACGCATCGCGGCCCACGTAACCCGGTTCGCCTTCGACCGCCTCTACAGTCTGCGCGGGGGCCTCATCGACGAGAGCGCCTCGTCGATCGTGCGTACGTCCGCCGCTCGGCACTCCGCCTGGGCGCGCGGCGACTTCGATCACCTCACCTGA
- the der gene encoding ribosome biogenesis GTPase Der has protein sequence MAGDGTWSSEDDFDLGEFLAEEELEGAPALPVVAVVGRPNVGKSTLVNRILGRREAVVEDVPGVTRDRVSYSAEWTGHPFTVTDTGGWEPDAKGMGRSIAVQAELAMRAADVIVVVVDATVGATSADEAVSRILRRSTVPVLLAANKVDSERAEADAAVLWSLGLGEPHTISAAHGRGTADLLDLIVAALPEKPRERFAPGGPRRVALVGKPNVGKSSLLNKLVGEERSVVDNVAGTTVDPVDELIELGGKSWHFVDTAGLRRKVRSATGHEYYASLRTRAALESAEVALLLIDASQPITEQDLRVLSMIVDSGRALVVVFNKWDLVDEDRRERLDKEIDRELERVPWARRVNISATTGRSVQKLVPAMEGALESWDRRVSTGQLNSWLKDIIAATPPPVRGGRQPRVKFATQAATRPPTFVLFTTGFLEAGYRRFLERKLRESFGFEGSPVRVNVRVRDKRELRKKK, from the coding sequence ATGGCGGGCGACGGTACCTGGTCGAGCGAAGACGACTTCGACCTCGGAGAGTTCCTGGCCGAGGAGGAACTCGAGGGCGCCCCGGCGCTGCCGGTCGTCGCGGTGGTCGGACGGCCCAACGTCGGCAAGTCGACTCTCGTGAACCGCATCCTCGGCCGCCGCGAGGCCGTCGTCGAAGACGTTCCGGGCGTGACCCGCGACCGCGTCTCCTACAGCGCCGAGTGGACCGGGCATCCGTTCACCGTCACCGACACCGGCGGTTGGGAGCCCGACGCCAAGGGGATGGGCCGATCGATCGCGGTACAGGCCGAGTTGGCGATGCGGGCGGCCGACGTGATCGTCGTCGTCGTCGACGCCACCGTCGGTGCTACCTCGGCCGACGAGGCCGTCTCCCGCATTCTGCGCCGTTCCACGGTGCCGGTCCTGCTGGCCGCCAACAAAGTCGACAGCGAGCGCGCGGAGGCCGATGCCGCCGTGCTGTGGTCCCTGGGACTGGGCGAGCCGCACACGATCTCGGCCGCGCACGGCCGCGGCACCGCGGATCTGCTCGACCTGATCGTCGCAGCGCTGCCGGAGAAGCCGCGCGAGCGGTTCGCTCCGGGAGGTCCGCGACGGGTGGCGCTGGTCGGCAAACCGAACGTGGGCAAGAGCTCGCTGCTGAACAAGCTGGTCGGTGAGGAGCGGTCGGTCGTCGACAACGTCGCGGGCACCACCGTCGACCCGGTGGACGAGCTGATCGAACTCGGTGGCAAGTCGTGGCACTTCGTCGACACCGCGGGTCTGCGCCGCAAGGTGCGCAGCGCCACCGGCCACGAGTACTACGCGTCGCTGCGTACACGAGCCGCGTTGGAGTCCGCGGAGGTCGCGCTGCTGCTGATCGACGCGAGTCAGCCGATCACCGAACAGGACCTGCGCGTGCTGTCGATGATCGTCGACTCCGGTCGTGCGCTCGTCGTCGTGTTCAACAAGTGGGACCTCGTCGACGAGGACCGGCGTGAACGACTCGACAAGGAGATCGACCGCGAACTCGAACGCGTGCCGTGGGCACGACGGGTCAACATCTCGGCGACCACCGGTCGCAGCGTGCAGAAGCTGGTGCCCGCCATGGAGGGCGCCCTCGAGTCGTGGGACCGTCGCGTCTCGACCGGTCAGCTCAACTCGTGGCTCAAGGACATCATCGCAGCGACGCCGCCGCCGGTCCGCGGCGGCCGTCAGCCGCGCGTGAAGTTCGCGACGCAGGCCGCGACGCGCCCGCCGACGTTCGTTCTCTTCACGACCGGCTTTCTCGAAGCCGGCTACCGCCGATTCCTCGAGCGCAAGTTGCGGGAGAGTTTCGGCTTCGAGGGCTCGCCGGTCCGCGTCAACGTCCGCGTGCGCGACAAACGCGAGCTGAGAAAGAAGAAGTAG
- the cmk gene encoding (d)CMP kinase encodes MSIDAADAVTVAPVVAIDGPAGTGKSSVARLLADRVGARYLDTGAMYRAATLAVLRAGAAPDSDEVADIVARTDIRLLVGDDGALVVLLDGDDVSEAIRTDEVTGSVSAVSANARVRERLVDLQRTHADQTLLVVEGRDIGTVVFPTAALKVYLTATPEARAERRHRQNVAAGRESILDEVLESVNRRDHLDSTREASPLRPADDAVHVDTSDMTLDDVLDTLTELVETRIGAQR; translated from the coding sequence GTGAGCATCGATGCGGCCGACGCCGTGACGGTCGCGCCGGTCGTCGCGATCGACGGACCCGCGGGAACCGGCAAGTCGAGCGTGGCTCGACTCCTCGCCGACCGCGTAGGAGCCCGCTATCTGGACACCGGCGCGATGTACCGGGCCGCGACGCTCGCCGTTCTGCGGGCCGGTGCGGCGCCGGACTCCGACGAGGTCGCCGACATCGTCGCCCGGACCGACATCCGTCTGCTGGTCGGCGACGACGGCGCACTCGTCGTGTTGCTCGACGGGGACGACGTCTCGGAGGCGATCCGCACCGACGAGGTGACCGGATCGGTCTCGGCGGTGTCGGCGAACGCGCGGGTGCGCGAGCGACTCGTCGACCTGCAGCGCACCCATGCCGATCAAACGCTGCTGGTGGTGGAGGGACGAGACATCGGCACCGTCGTGTTCCCGACCGCCGCGCTCAAGGTGTATTTGACGGCGACACCGGAGGCGCGCGCCGAGCGACGCCACCGGCAGAACGTGGCGGCCGGACGCGAGAGCATCCTCGACGAGGTGCTCGAGAGCGTCAATCGCCGCGACCACTTGGATTCCACGCGGGAGGCGTCGCCGCTGCGTCCGGCGGACGATGCGGTGCACGTGGACACCAGCGACATGACATTAGACGACGTCCTCGACACGCTCACCGAGCTCGTCGAGACGCGGATCGGAGCACAACGGTGA
- a CDS encoding pseudouridine synthase — protein sequence MASASRDGRPGRDDRSGRNGKGRKPAGKGAAGRSGGAPTGKGGAARGGQGTRKVHRKGARPDVAKGQARLNNSRPARHQVPVVEGDGATYVADGMRLQKILAAAGVASRRGAEELIAAGRVEVDGQIVVEQGLRIDPNTAIIKVDGARVVVDETKQYLALNKPKGWHSTMSDEFGRPCIGDIVSERVMSGQRLFHVGRLDADTEGLILLTNDGELAHRLMHPSFEVPKTYLATVRGEVGRGLGHRLKDGVELDDGSVSVDSYTQMEKYQGESLVRLTLHEGRKHVVRRMMEAVGHPVIRLVRTDIGAVHLGTQRPGSLRVLDSKEIGALYKAVGL from the coding sequence ATGGCATCCGCTAGCCGAGACGGCAGACCGGGACGAGACGACAGATCAGGGCGAAACGGCAAGGGCCGCAAGCCCGCGGGCAAGGGCGCCGCAGGGCGTTCCGGCGGCGCACCGACCGGTAAGGGCGGCGCCGCGCGGGGCGGACAGGGCACCCGCAAGGTCCACCGCAAGGGCGCGCGTCCCGACGTCGCGAAGGGGCAGGCCCGCCTCAACAACTCTCGCCCGGCACGGCATCAGGTGCCCGTCGTCGAGGGCGACGGCGCGACCTACGTCGCCGACGGGATGCGCCTGCAGAAGATCCTGGCCGCCGCGGGCGTCGCCTCGCGTCGCGGCGCCGAGGAACTGATCGCCGCCGGTCGGGTCGAGGTCGACGGTCAGATCGTCGTCGAACAGGGTCTGCGCATCGATCCGAACACCGCGATCATCAAGGTCGACGGTGCACGCGTCGTCGTCGACGAGACCAAGCAGTACCTGGCGCTGAACAAGCCCAAGGGCTGGCACTCGACGATGAGCGACGAGTTCGGCCGCCCGTGCATCGGTGACATCGTCTCCGAGCGGGTCATGTCCGGCCAGCGACTGTTCCACGTCGGTCGTCTCGACGCCGACACCGAAGGACTCATCCTGCTGACCAACGACGGCGAGCTGGCCCACCGTCTGATGCATCCGTCGTTCGAGGTCCCCAAGACCTACCTGGCGACTGTGCGCGGCGAGGTCGGCCGCGGTCTCGGACACCGGTTGAAGGACGGCGTCGAGCTCGACGACGGCTCCGTCTCCGTCGACTCGTACACCCAGATGGAGAAGTATCAGGGCGAATCTCTGGTGCGACTGACGCTGCACGAGGGCCGCAAGCACGTGGTGCGCCGCATGATGGAGGCCGTCGGCCACCCGGTGATCCGACTCGTCCGCACCGACATCGGCGCGGTGCACCTCGGCACCCAGCGCCCGGGCAGCCTGCGCGTCCTCGACAGCAAGGAGATCGGGGCCCTGTACAAGGCGGTGGGATTGTGA
- the scpB gene encoding SMC-Scp complex subunit ScpB, which translates to MTDEPMFADLDDDPEILDDATLRAALEAVLLVVDTPVTVDELAVAVDDEPERVDAMIRALSADLTAARSGIDLRYAGDGWRFYTRTEYAPYVERLLLDGTRSKLTRAALETLAVVAYRQPVTRARVSAIRGVNVDGVVRTLVARGLLTEVGNDPQTGGILYATSELFLERLGLASLSELPDIAPLLPDVDVIDDLGDELLDDPRFAKLGAQSAESTTDASAEALAQADEE; encoded by the coding sequence ATGACCGACGAGCCGATGTTCGCCGACCTCGACGACGACCCGGAGATCCTCGACGACGCCACCCTGCGCGCGGCTCTGGAAGCGGTGCTGCTCGTCGTCGACACGCCGGTCACCGTCGACGAGTTGGCCGTCGCGGTCGACGACGAGCCCGAACGCGTCGACGCGATGATCCGCGCGTTGAGCGCGGATCTGACAGCGGCGCGCAGCGGCATCGATCTGCGGTACGCCGGCGACGGCTGGCGCTTCTACACGCGCACCGAATACGCCCCCTACGTGGAACGACTCCTCTTGGACGGTACTCGCAGCAAACTGACCCGCGCCGCGCTGGAGACCCTCGCGGTGGTGGCCTACCGGCAACCGGTGACTCGTGCCCGCGTCAGCGCGATCCGCGGCGTCAACGTCGACGGCGTGGTTCGCACCCTCGTCGCCCGCGGTCTGCTGACCGAGGTCGGCAATGATCCGCAGACCGGTGGCATTCTCTACGCCACGAGCGAGCTGTTCCTGGAACGGCTCGGTCTCGCATCGCTGTCGGAACTGCCCGACATCGCCCCGCTGCTCCCCGACGTCGATGTGATCGACGACCTGGGCGATGAGCTCCTGGACGATCCCCGATTCGCCAAACTGGGTGCTCAGTCGGCAGAATCGACTACTGATGCCTCCGCGGAGGCACTCGCGCAGGCTGACGAGGAGTAG
- a CDS encoding segregation and condensation protein A, with protein MSTPTADSDAPAGTEPADDAVTEPADGRFQVRLANFTGPFDLLLNLISQRRMDVTEVALHVVTDDFIAYTKNLGAEADLEQTTEFLVIAATLLDLKAARLVPSGEVDDPDDLALLEARDLLFARLLQYRAYKQVAVLFAELEAAALQRYPRAVSLESRYVDLLPEVQLGVDAAQFAEIAATAIAPKPVPTVGLDHLHGSPVSVPEQARRLTELLLAAKGEMLTFGELVAECASGLEVVARFLGLLELYRERAVVFDQPEALGELKVGWTGDRDRDDIDIDTTEDYG; from the coding sequence ATGAGCACTCCGACGGCAGACTCGGACGCCCCGGCTGGGACAGAGCCCGCCGACGACGCCGTCACCGAGCCTGCCGACGGCAGATTCCAGGTCCGGCTGGCCAACTTCACCGGACCGTTCGATCTTCTGTTGAACCTGATCAGTCAGCGGCGGATGGACGTCACCGAAGTGGCGCTGCACGTGGTGACCGACGACTTCATCGCCTACACCAAGAATCTCGGCGCCGAAGCCGACCTCGAACAGACCACCGAGTTCCTGGTGATCGCCGCGACTCTGCTCGACTTGAAGGCGGCGCGACTGGTGCCCTCCGGCGAGGTGGACGACCCCGACGACCTCGCACTCCTCGAAGCCCGCGACCTCCTGTTCGCGCGCCTGTTGCAGTATCGGGCGTACAAACAGGTGGCCGTCCTGTTCGCCGAACTCGAAGCAGCAGCGCTGCAACGCTATCCGCGAGCGGTGTCCCTGGAGAGTCGGTACGTGGATCTGCTGCCCGAGGTGCAGCTCGGAGTCGACGCCGCACAGTTCGCCGAGATAGCGGCGACGGCGATCGCGCCGAAGCCGGTGCCCACCGTCGGCCTCGACCATCTCCACGGGTCGCCGGTGTCCGTGCCCGAACAGGCGCGCCGTCTCACCGAACTCCTCCTGGCCGCGAAGGGGGAGATGCTGACCTTCGGCGAACTCGTCGCCGAATGCGCCAGCGGGCTCGAAGTGGTGGCCCGCTTCCTCGGACTCCTGGAGCTCTACCGCGAACGCGCCGTCGTCTTCGACCAGCCCGAGGCACTGGGTGAGTTGAAAGTCGGGTGGACCGGCGATCGTGACCGCGACGACATCGACATCGACACGACGGAGGACTACGGATGA
- a CDS encoding AAA family ATPase has protein sequence MEHKAGAKGKQGQLDVPADKLGPTGRPYRDVPDPLPREKHGPAVVIAMCNQKGGVGKTTSTINLGAALAEQGRRVLLVDLDPQGALSAGLGVPHHELELTVHNLLVAPYASTDDVLMRTRVDGLDILPSNIDLSAAEIQLVSEVGREQALARALHPVADRYDYILIDCQPSLGLLTVNALACADNVLIPMECEYFSLRGLALLTDTIDKVHDRLNPRLELGGILVTMYDQRTLHSRDVMARVVEVFGDAVFDTVINRTVRFPETSVAGEPITSWAPKSSGAAAYRNLAREVIAHNEPRE, from the coding sequence GTGGAGCACAAAGCCGGTGCCAAGGGGAAGCAGGGCCAGCTCGATGTGCCCGCAGACAAACTCGGACCCACCGGTCGCCCTTATCGTGACGTCCCCGATCCGTTGCCGCGCGAGAAGCACGGGCCCGCCGTCGTCATCGCGATGTGCAATCAGAAGGGCGGCGTCGGCAAGACGACGTCGACCATCAACCTCGGTGCGGCGCTGGCCGAACAGGGGCGACGCGTCCTGCTCGTCGACCTGGATCCGCAGGGCGCGCTGTCGGCGGGGCTGGGCGTTCCGCACCACGAACTGGAACTGACCGTCCACAATCTCCTCGTCGCCCCGTACGCGTCAACCGACGACGTCCTGATGCGCACCCGGGTCGACGGTCTGGACATCCTGCCGTCGAACATCGACCTGTCGGCCGCCGAGATCCAGTTGGTCAGCGAGGTCGGCCGCGAGCAGGCGCTGGCGCGCGCACTCCATCCGGTCGCCGACCGCTACGACTACATCCTCATCGACTGCCAGCCCTCGCTCGGCCTGCTCACCGTCAACGCGCTCGCCTGCGCCGACAACGTGCTGATCCCGATGGAGTGCGAATACTTCAGCCTCCGCGGACTCGCACTGCTCACCGACACCATCGACAAGGTGCACGACCGGCTCAACCCGAGACTCGAACTCGGCGGCATCCTGGTGACCATGTACGACCAGCGCACCCTGCACTCGCGCGACGTCATGGCGCGCGTCGTCGAGGTGTTCGGCGACGCCGTGTTCGACACCGTCATCAACCGAACGGTCCGGTTCCCGGAGACCTCGGTGGCGGGGGAGCCGATCACCTCCTGGGCCCCGAAGTCGTCCGGTGCCGCGGCCTACCGGAATCTGGCGCGAGAGGTCATCGCGCACAACGAACCCCGCGAATGA
- the xerD gene encoding site-specific tyrosine recombinase XerD: MNRADVDRLIGAYLDHLTVERGSAANTVASYGRDLRRYQEFLSRLGVVALDEVTEGTVREFLVALRRGDPDNEVPALADSSVARTLIAVRGFHKFAAAEGVVADDVAHAVRPPRPAQRLPKSLPVDDVLKILDAAGQSEGPRALRDRALLELLYSCGARISEVVGLDVDDIDVEHRAVVLRGKGGKERIVPVGRPALAALDAYLVRGRPALVKKGTPALFLNIRGGRLSRQSAWQVLVDAAERAGVTKDVSPHTLRHSFATHLLDGGADVRVVQELLGHSSVTTTQVYTMVTVNTMREVYATAHPRAR; the protein is encoded by the coding sequence GTGAACCGCGCCGACGTCGATCGACTCATCGGCGCCTACCTGGACCACCTGACCGTCGAGCGCGGCTCGGCGGCGAACACCGTCGCCTCCTACGGTCGCGATCTGCGTCGGTACCAGGAGTTCCTGTCCCGACTCGGTGTCGTCGCTCTCGACGAGGTCACCGAGGGGACGGTCCGCGAGTTCCTCGTCGCGCTGCGTCGCGGCGATCCGGACAACGAGGTGCCGGCGCTCGCGGACAGCTCCGTCGCCCGAACCCTGATCGCGGTGCGCGGATTCCACAAGTTCGCCGCGGCCGAGGGTGTGGTGGCCGACGACGTCGCGCACGCGGTGCGTCCGCCTCGACCAGCGCAGCGGCTCCCGAAGTCGTTGCCGGTGGACGACGTCCTGAAGATCCTCGACGCCGCCGGACAGTCCGAGGGTCCACGAGCCCTGCGTGATCGGGCGCTCTTGGAACTGCTGTACTCGTGCGGTGCCCGCATCTCCGAGGTGGTCGGGCTCGACGTCGACGACATCGACGTCGAGCACCGCGCCGTGGTTCTGCGCGGCAAGGGCGGCAAAGAGCGGATCGTCCCCGTCGGCCGACCGGCGCTGGCGGCGCTCGACGCGTACCTGGTGCGGGGCCGGCCCGCACTGGTCAAGAAGGGGACGCCCGCGCTGTTCCTCAACATCCGCGGCGGGCGTCTCTCGCGACAGAGCGCCTGGCAGGTCCTGGTCGACGCCGCCGAGCGTGCGGGCGTCACCAAGGACGTCTCGCCGCACACCCTGCGGCACAGCTTCGCCACCCATCTGCTCGACGGCGGCGCCGATGTCCGCGTGGTGCAGGAACTGCTCGGCCATTCGTCGGTGACGACCACGCAGGTGTACACCATGGTCACCGTCAACACCATGCGCGAGGTGTACGCGACCGCGCACCCGCGGGCACGATAG
- a CDS encoding NUDIX domain-containing protein gives MTEPGSHEFDVVSSETVYSGAILALRLDEVRMPGGRTARREVVEHHGAVAVVARDDRGRIAMIRQYRHPLGRRLLELPAGLLDGGPDERPLDAARRELAEEVDLAAQRWSVLVDLAVSPGFTDEALRVYLAEGLSALPAAEREHEEADLVVEWVSLADAVALALGGEIVNATAAAGVLALAAADATGARLRTVDADWPDQPTDLVARKGS, from the coding sequence ATGACCGAGCCGGGATCGCACGAGTTCGACGTCGTCTCCTCCGAGACGGTCTACTCCGGTGCGATCCTGGCCCTGCGCCTCGACGAGGTGCGGATGCCGGGTGGGCGCACGGCGCGACGGGAAGTGGTCGAGCACCACGGCGCCGTGGCCGTCGTCGCGCGCGACGACCGGGGCCGGATCGCGATGATCCGCCAGTACCGGCATCCTCTCGGCAGGCGGCTGCTGGAACTGCCCGCGGGACTTCTGGACGGTGGACCGGACGAGCGTCCACTCGACGCCGCGCGACGAGAACTCGCCGAGGAGGTCGATCTCGCAGCCCAGCGCTGGTCGGTCCTGGTCGACCTCGCGGTGTCGCCGGGCTTCACCGACGAGGCGCTGCGCGTGTACCTCGCGGAGGGTCTGAGTGCGCTGCCCGCCGCCGAACGCGAGCACGAAGAGGCCGACCTCGTGGTCGAATGGGTGTCCCTGGCCGACGCCGTCGCGCTGGCATTGGGCGGTGAGATCGTGAACGCGACCGCCGCGGCGGGTGTGCTCGCACTGGCGGCCGCCGACGCCACGGGCGCGCGATTGCGGACGGTGGACGCGGACTGGCCGGATCAGCCGACGGACCTCGTCGCGCGCAAAGGCTCGTGA